From the Jeongeupia sp. HS-3 genome, the window GTCAAGTTCTATCCGCGCGCCAGCGCCTAGGAGAGCCCATCATGAGTTATCTGCATCATTTCGTCTTCGGGATTTACCCGTACATCGGTCTGGCGATCTTCCTGTTCGGCAGCCTGGTGCGCTTCGATCGCGAGCAGTACACGTGGAAGAGCGATTCAAGCCAGTTGATCGACCGCCGCCTGCTGCATGCCGGTTCCTACCTGTTCCATATCGGCGTGCTCGGCGTGTTCTTCGGCCATCTGGTCGGCCTGCTCACGCCGCTGGCGATCTGGGATGCGCTCGGCGTCAGCCACGGTGCCAAGCAGCTGCTGGCGATGGTCGCCGGCGGCATCTTCGGCGGCATGGGGCTGATCGGCGTGCTGATCCTGATCTACCGGCGCTGGAGCAGCGAGCGGCTGCGCGCGATCACCACCTGGCGCGACAAGCTGACGCTGGGCTGGATCGCCGTGACCCTGGTGCTGGGGCTGTCGACGATCGTCGTCTCCAAGGATCACCTCGACGGCCACATGATGACGTTGTTCATGGAATGGGCGCAGCGCATCGTCACCTTCCGTGGTGATGCGGCGGGCTATATCGTCGACGCGCCGGGGATCTTCAAGCTGCACATCTTCATGGGCATGACGCTGTTCGTGATCTTCCCGTTCACCCGGTTGGTGCATGTGTGGAGCGGCTTTGGCGCTGCCGGTTACGTGACGCGGGCTTGGCAGTTGGTGCGGCCGCGCGGTTGAGCGTTGCCTGCCATGTAGAAAGGAGGGCGCCTGCGGGCGCTCTTTTTTTTGCGTTGGCGGGTGGGGTAAAGCTAAGGCTAAGCGCCTGCGGCGCGGATAAATGCCTTGATGCCGGTTCCGCCCGGCGGACGGGATACTTTCTTTTGCTTCGCCAAAAGAAAGTATCCAAAGAAAAGGCGACCCCGCATCCGCGCCCCTTCGGGGTTCCCTGCGCTGCGCGCCAAACGCGGCGGGGTCCTGAACTCGCCCTGCGGGCTCAGACAGCCAGGCCCCGAAACCCCGCGTCCGGCTGTGCTGCTCGGCGCTACTGAGGG encodes:
- the narI gene encoding respiratory nitrate reductase subunit gamma, whose product is MSYLHHFVFGIYPYIGLAIFLFGSLVRFDREQYTWKSDSSQLIDRRLLHAGSYLFHIGVLGVFFGHLVGLLTPLAIWDALGVSHGAKQLLAMVAGGIFGGMGLIGVLILIYRRWSSERLRAITTWRDKLTLGWIAVTLVLGLSTIVVSKDHLDGHMMTLFMEWAQRIVTFRGDAAGYIVDAPGIFKLHIFMGMTLFVIFPFTRLVHVWSGFGAAGYVTRAWQLVRPRG